One part of the Mariniflexile litorale genome encodes these proteins:
- a CDS encoding TolC family protein → MKHKLILFLSLSLSIAGFSQENTQSFSLQEAINYALQNNRTAKNATLDIEAAKQQKWETTATGLPQISAEIGYQNFLKQQVSLIPAELFGGAPGTFEPVVFSQKQNMTATATLSQKIFDGSYLVGLQSAKVFLEISNNAKTKTDLEVRKAVINAYGNVLLADESLAILEKNKSILEKNLNDLSKIYQNGLEEEESVEQLQITLSGVNSSLNNTIRLKTLAYQMLNITLGIDVYSNTVVTDSLESLTVQNISLELVDSDLDLDNSIDYQISENDKRAKELLLKLEKSKALPTLNAFINGGYSAYDDKFNFTSKDQQWFGSSLFGVTLNIPIFSSLGRSAATQRARINLEKAQYNLIETEQKLQLETAAAKSDYQFAIEDYDNKKLNLNLAERIEKKNQTKFFEGIASSFDLRQAQTQLYTAQQEFLQAMLDVINKKAELETILNSINN, encoded by the coding sequence ATGAAACACAAACTAATACTATTTCTTAGTTTATCACTTTCGATAGCGGGCTTTTCGCAAGAAAACACACAAAGTTTCTCGCTGCAGGAAGCCATAAACTATGCACTACAAAACAACAGAACTGCAAAAAATGCCACATTAGATATTGAAGCAGCAAAACAACAAAAATGGGAAACCACTGCTACGGGTTTACCTCAAATATCAGCAGAAATTGGTTATCAAAACTTTTTAAAACAACAAGTATCTTTAATACCTGCAGAACTTTTTGGAGGTGCCCCTGGAACTTTTGAGCCTGTAGTTTTTTCACAAAAGCAAAACATGACAGCTACTGCTACTTTAAGCCAAAAAATATTTGATGGTTCTTATTTAGTAGGTTTACAATCGGCTAAAGTGTTTTTAGAAATTTCAAATAATGCCAAAACCAAAACCGATTTAGAAGTTCGAAAAGCAGTAATTAATGCTTACGGAAATGTGCTACTTGCCGATGAAAGTCTTGCTATTCTAGAAAAAAACAAATCAATTCTAGAAAAGAACCTAAACGATTTATCAAAAATCTATCAAAATGGTTTAGAGGAAGAAGAAAGTGTAGAACAACTACAAATTACATTATCGGGTGTAAACAGTTCGCTAAACAACACTATTCGATTAAAAACACTCGCCTATCAAATGCTAAATATTACTTTAGGTATAGATGTTTATAGTAATACTGTTGTAACAGATAGTCTTGAAAGTTTAACAGTTCAAAATATATCATTAGAGCTTGTTGATTCTGATTTAGACTTAGATAATTCTATAGATTATCAAATCTCTGAAAATGATAAAAGAGCTAAAGAATTATTGCTTAAGTTAGAAAAAAGCAAGGCATTGCCAACTTTAAACGCTTTTATAAATGGTGGATATTCTGCTTATGATGACAAATTTAATTTTACTAGCAAAGATCAACAATGGTTTGGCTCATCGCTATTTGGTGTAACTTTAAACATTCCTATTTTCAGTTCTTTAGGCAGAAGTGCTGCTACACAACGGGCTAGAATAAATCTTGAAAAAGCACAATACAATTTAATAGAAACCGAACAAAAACTTCAACTTGAAACAGCAGCCGCAAAAAGCGACTATCAATTTGCTATTGAAGATTATGATAACAAAAAACTAAACTTAAACCTTGCAGAACGTATCGAAAAAAAGAATCAAACCAAATTCTTTGAAGGTATTGCTTCAAGTTTCGATTTAAGACAAGCACAAACGCAATTATATACGGCACAACAAGAATTTTTACAAGCCATGCTTGATGTGATAAACAAAAAAGCTGAGTTGGAAACTATACTGAATTCAATCAATAACTAA
- a CDS encoding TetR/AcrR family transcriptional regulator produces the protein MKEDILKTAADLFLTYGFKSVTMDDIANALGMSKKTVYQYFENKNILVEETTLFMFQMISSGIEDIIAQQNNPIEEIYEIKRFLMKHLKDEKSSPQYQLQKYYPKICDSLKSKQSCVMEDCVTNNLERGIKAGLYRDTISTEFVSKIYFSCMMALKDKELFPLNNFSMQDLMNNYLEYHLRGICTPKGLEHLTQYLNNNQS, from the coding sequence ATGAAAGAAGATATTTTAAAAACAGCAGCCGATTTATTCTTAACCTATGGGTTTAAGAGTGTGACGATGGATGATATAGCTAATGCACTTGGTATGTCAAAAAAAACCGTTTATCAATATTTTGAAAACAAAAATATTTTAGTAGAAGAAACTACATTGTTTATGTTTCAAATGATTTCTAGTGGAATTGAAGACATTATTGCTCAACAAAACAATCCAATTGAAGAAATTTATGAAATAAAACGATTTTTAATGAAACATCTTAAAGATGAAAAATCGTCACCTCAATATCAACTTCAAAAATATTATCCAAAAATATGTGACTCATTGAAATCTAAACAATCATGTGTTATGGAAGATTGCGTTACCAATAATTTAGAACGCGGCATAAAAGCAGGGTTGTATAGAGACACCATAAGTACTGAATTTGTATCAAAAATATATTTTAGCTGCATGATGGCTTTAAAAGATAAAGAACTATTTCCTTTAAATAATTTTTCTATGCAAGATTTAATGAATAATTATTTAGAATATCATTTAAGAGGCATTTGTACTCCAAAAGGATTAGAACATTTAACCCAATATTTAAACAACAATCAATCATAA
- a CDS encoding polyprenyl synthetase family protein has protein sequence MQNIQFYQDAFTAHLKGFTKHKEPASLYSPINYILQLGGKRLRPVLTLMTADIFGSDSKKALDAALSIEVFHNFSLVHDDIMDDAPLRRGHETVHEKWNLNTGILSGDAMLIMAYQLFENYESKTFQALAKLFSKTALEVCEGQQYDVDFEIRNDVAIAEYLKMIEYKTAVLVGAAMKMGAIVANASLEDQNSIYEFGKNLGIAFQLQDDYLDAFGDPKTFGKQVGGDIIENKKTYLYLKALEFSNESDRLQLNQLFSSNPEDLSAKINTSRQIFESSGSAEATKDAIQEYTHKAFSVLNTINISEDKKALLYDFGNNLMHRNV, from the coding sequence ATGCAAAACATACAATTTTATCAAGACGCATTTACGGCCCATTTAAAAGGTTTTACTAAACACAAAGAACCAGCGTCTTTATACAGTCCTATAAATTATATTCTACAATTAGGTGGTAAACGATTGCGCCCAGTTTTAACTTTAATGACAGCTGATATTTTTGGTAGCGATTCGAAAAAAGCGCTGGATGCTGCTTTAAGCATTGAGGTGTTTCATAATTTCTCATTAGTACATGATGATATTATGGACGATGCTCCTTTGCGACGCGGACACGAAACAGTACACGAAAAATGGAATTTAAATACAGGCATACTTTCGGGTGATGCTATGTTAATTATGGCGTACCAGTTGTTTGAAAACTATGAGTCTAAAACATTTCAAGCTTTGGCTAAATTGTTTAGTAAGACCGCTTTGGAAGTTTGTGAAGGACAACAATATGATGTAGATTTTGAAATACGTAATGATGTGGCTATTGCTGAATATTTAAAAATGATTGAATATAAAACGGCTGTTTTGGTTGGTGCTGCTATGAAAATGGGTGCTATAGTTGCTAATGCGTCCCTAGAAGATCAAAATAGTATTTATGAGTTTGGTAAAAATTTAGGTATTGCATTTCAATTACAAGACGATTATTTAGATGCCTTTGGCGACCCAAAAACTTTTGGAAAACAAGTGGGTGGCGACATTATTGAAAATAAAAAAACATATTTGTACCTAAAAGCATTGGAATTTTCAAACGAATCAGATAGGTTACAATTGAATCAATTATTTTCATCAAACCCAGAAGATCTTTCAGCTAAAATAAATACGAGTAGACAAATTTTTGAATCCTCTGGTTCAGCAGAAGCTACAAAAGATGCCATTCAAGAATACACTCATAAAGCATTTAGTGTATTAAATACTATTAATATTTCTGAAGACAAAAAAGCATTATTATATGACTTTGGAAACAATCTTATGCATAGAAACGTTTAA
- a CDS encoding Rrf2 family transcriptional regulator translates to MFSKACEYGIKACIFIAINSYEGKRVSPKEIAEEINSPQAFTAKILQALVRNNIINSVKGAYGGFEVSKNEIQHIKLSQIVKAIDGDSIYIGCGLGLEKCDENHPCPVHDKFKGVRDELKKMLESTSLEELALNIKSGAAFLKA, encoded by the coding sequence ATGTTTTCAAAAGCTTGTGAGTATGGTATTAAGGCGTGTATTTTTATTGCGATAAATTCGTATGAAGGGAAGCGTGTAAGTCCTAAAGAAATAGCCGAAGAAATTAATTCTCCTCAAGCCTTTACAGCTAAAATCCTGCAAGCTTTGGTAAGGAATAACATTATTAATTCGGTTAAAGGTGCATATGGCGGTTTCGAGGTAAGTAAAAATGAAATCCAGCATATTAAACTCTCACAAATTGTAAAGGCTATTGATGGAGATAGTATATACATCGGTTGTGGTTTAGGTTTAGAAAAGTGCGATGAAAACCATCCATGTCCAGTACACGATAAATTTAAAGGGGTGCGAGATGAGCTTAAAAAAATGCTAGAAAGTACTAGTTTAGAAGAACTTGCCTTAAACATAAAATCTGGAGCTGCCTTTTTAAAAGCCTAA
- the ric gene encoding iron-sulfur cluster repair di-iron protein codes for METIQEESQKQIGEFVAGDFRTAAVFSNYGIDFCCKGHRTVEEVCEKKGIDPNDLLEKLHAVLNSKTDQTIDYKSWPLDLLAEYIEKKHHRYVEEKIPVLRQFLDKLCKVHGERHPELFKVNELFSASAGELASHMKKEELILFPFVKRMVKARLEEGSIQSPQFGTVENPIAMMMHEHDTEGERFRHIAELTNNYTPPADACNTYKVTFAMLDEFEKDLHLHIHLENNILFPEAIKLEKQFS; via the coding sequence ATGGAAACAATACAAGAAGAATCACAAAAACAAATAGGAGAGTTTGTTGCAGGCGATTTTAGAACCGCCGCCGTATTTAGTAATTATGGTATCGATTTTTGCTGCAAAGGACATAGAACCGTTGAAGAGGTTTGCGAGAAAAAAGGAATTGATCCTAACGATTTATTAGAGAAACTTCATGCTGTTTTGAATTCTAAAACAGACCAAACCATTGATTATAAATCTTGGCCATTAGATTTATTGGCAGAGTATATCGAGAAAAAACATCACCGTTACGTAGAAGAAAAAATCCCTGTATTACGTCAGTTTTTAGATAAATTATGTAAAGTGCATGGTGAACGACATCCAGAACTATTTAAAGTTAATGAACTTTTTTCTGCTTCCGCAGGAGAACTAGCAAGCCATATGAAGAAAGAAGAATTAATTCTTTTTCCATTTGTAAAAAGAATGGTAAAAGCAAGATTAGAAGAAGGCTCCATACAATCACCACAATTTGGAACTGTTGAAAACCCTATTGCTATGATGATGCATGAACATGATACAGAAGGAGAGCGTTTTAGACACATAGCTGAGTTAACAAACAATTACACGCCGCCTGCCGATGCTTGTAATACCTATAAAGTTACTTTCGCCATGTTAGACGAGTTTGAAAAAGATTTGCATTTACATATTCATTTAGAAAATAATATTTTATTCCCTGAAGCTATTAAATTAGAAAAACAGTTTAGTTAA
- a CDS encoding hemerythrin domain-containing protein, translating to MSQKPLKRHKALQPLSRDHHHGLLLSWKIRAGFSKNIEPERIKTYADWFFKTHLIPHFEMEEHYVFSILEPENDLVKKALADHRLLKRLFANEDIKLALSNIEEVLDKHIRFEERVLFPEIQKVATEAQLLDIEKIHKEADFIDKLDDEFWK from the coding sequence ATGTCACAAAAACCACTGAAGCGCCACAAAGCACTGCAACCTTTAAGTAGAGATCATCATCACGGATTATTATTGTCTTGGAAAATTAGAGCAGGTTTCAGTAAAAACATTGAGCCGGAACGCATAAAAACTTATGCTGATTGGTTTTTTAAAACTCATTTAATTCCTCATTTTGAAATGGAAGAACACTATGTTTTTTCTATTTTGGAGCCTGAGAATGATCTTGTTAAAAAAGCATTGGCAGATCACAGACTTTTAAAGCGTTTGTTTGCAAATGAAGATATAAAACTTGCTTTAAGTAATATTGAAGAAGTGTTGGATAAGCACATTCGTTTTGAAGAGCGGGTATTGTTTCCAGAAATACAAAAAGTGGCTACTGAAGCTCAATTACTGGATATAGAAAAAATCCATAAGGAAGCTGATTTTATAGATAAGCTTGATGATGAATTTTGGAAATAA